One window from the genome of Alkalihalobacillus sp. LMS6 encodes:
- the mutS gene encoding DNA mismatch repair protein MutS, which produces MSITPMMKQYLAIKENYKDAILFFRLGDFYEMFFDDAQTAAKELEITLTGRGQGEDRIPMCGVPHHSAESYMTQLIDKGYKVAICEQVEDPKMVKGVVKREVTKLLTPGTLMNSKLLAERENNYLVAIAVEGDTYGFARCDLSTGESDVTLINGSLDELMQEIVTSQSKEIVAPVDVDEKLKTMLDANKSFLVSYRQEEEPLPEYAHLLQSIQHEVLCKAYYRLLHYLVETQKQSLHHIQEAVYLSTDDYLKLDIHAKRNLELVETLREKKKQGSLLSVIDQTVTSMGGRLLRQWIDRPLVHANEIRARQQLVSQFYDAFFQREALRDLLKEVYDIERLAARIAYGSVNARELVQLKRSLTKLPAIKEQLEEMDIKKSWLSAIDSYDELVTLLSKSIVEDPPLSLTDGGILVDGYHEELDRFRDASRNGKQWIAELEQQERSYTGIRSLKVGYNKVFGYYIEVSRANTHLLPEGRYERKQTLTNAERYITPDLKEKEALILEAEESLTALEYELFIAIRTTVQSYVPSLQKLATEISEMDVLASFATVAETQSYVKPTVTETRDIDIVQGRHPVVETVIQRGTFVENEINLTKDRDMLLITGPNMGGKSTYMRQLALSAILTQIGSFVPAERATMPIFDRIFTRIGAADDLASGQSTFMVEMMETKDALTKATANSLIILDEIGRGTSTYDGMALAQAIIEYIHESIGAKTLFSTHYHELTALANTIETLRNVHVSAVEEDGTVVFLHQIIEGAADRSYGVYVAELAGLPKSVTDRANVLLETFEAKETTEVLPETAAKKEVAAIREEAEQLSLFPVADEKKQKTSKKEQAIMKAIQEVDLMNMTPFEAIQKMNEWQMELKRK; this is translated from the coding sequence ATGAGTATTACGCCAATGATGAAACAATATTTAGCTATAAAAGAAAACTATAAAGATGCGATTCTCTTTTTTCGTTTAGGCGATTTTTATGAAATGTTCTTTGACGATGCACAAACAGCTGCGAAAGAATTGGAAATCACGTTAACAGGGCGAGGGCAAGGAGAGGACCGCATTCCGATGTGTGGTGTCCCCCATCACTCTGCTGAAAGCTACATGACGCAATTAATTGATAAAGGGTATAAAGTCGCAATCTGTGAACAAGTGGAAGACCCAAAGATGGTAAAAGGGGTTGTCAAACGTGAAGTGACAAAACTGTTGACTCCTGGAACGTTAATGAATAGTAAACTTCTGGCTGAGCGAGAAAACAACTACTTAGTAGCAATTGCTGTGGAAGGGGACACTTACGGGTTTGCACGCTGTGATTTATCAACAGGTGAGAGTGATGTCACGCTTATAAATGGTTCTCTCGATGAATTAATGCAAGAAATCGTCACAAGTCAGTCAAAAGAGATTGTTGCGCCAGTGGATGTTGATGAGAAACTTAAAACAATGTTAGATGCAAACAAATCATTTCTCGTTTCGTATCGTCAGGAAGAAGAACCGCTGCCAGAATATGCCCACCTCCTGCAATCAATTCAGCACGAGGTATTATGTAAAGCGTATTATCGTTTGCTTCATTATTTAGTGGAAACACAAAAACAGTCACTCCATCATATTCAAGAAGCCGTTTATCTTTCAACGGATGACTATTTAAAACTTGATATCCATGCTAAGCGCAACTTAGAGCTAGTGGAGACATTAAGAGAAAAGAAAAAACAAGGGTCATTGTTATCGGTTATTGATCAAACTGTCACGTCAATGGGAGGACGTTTATTGCGTCAATGGATCGACCGTCCTTTAGTCCATGCCAACGAGATTCGAGCACGCCAACAGCTTGTGTCGCAATTCTACGATGCTTTCTTTCAGCGCGAAGCTTTACGAGATTTGCTAAAAGAAGTGTATGATATTGAACGCCTTGCAGCTCGAATTGCATACGGGAGCGTGAATGCTCGTGAGCTCGTTCAGTTAAAACGGTCTCTAACGAAGCTACCAGCCATTAAAGAGCAGTTAGAAGAAATGGACATAAAAAAAAGCTGGCTATCCGCAATTGATTCTTATGACGAGCTTGTTACGCTTTTATCAAAAAGTATTGTGGAAGATCCACCTTTATCACTCACCGACGGAGGCATCCTTGTAGACGGCTATCATGAAGAACTTGATCGCTTTCGTGATGCAAGTCGAAATGGCAAGCAATGGATTGCTGAACTTGAGCAGCAGGAGCGCTCATATACCGGTATTCGTTCTTTAAAAGTTGGCTACAATAAAGTATTTGGCTATTATATCGAAGTATCGCGAGCGAATACCCATTTGCTTCCTGAGGGAAGGTATGAACGAAAGCAAACGTTAACGAACGCAGAACGCTACATTACGCCTGATTTAAAAGAAAAAGAAGCGCTTATTTTGGAAGCGGAAGAGTCCTTAACTGCGTTAGAGTATGAACTGTTTATTGCGATTCGCACGACCGTCCAAAGCTATGTGCCTTCCTTACAGAAACTTGCCACTGAAATTAGTGAAATGGATGTGCTGGCAAGTTTTGCGACAGTCGCTGAAACTCAAAGCTATGTGAAACCAACAGTGACAGAAACACGCGATATTGATATTGTCCAAGGCCGCCACCCTGTCGTGGAGACGGTTATTCAGCGTGGAACCTTTGTGGAAAATGAAATTAATTTAACGAAAGACAGAGATATGTTGCTTATTACAGGACCGAATATGGGCGGAAAATCAACGTATATGCGGCAGCTTGCATTAAGCGCCATTTTAACGCAAATTGGTAGCTTCGTTCCGGCTGAACGGGCAACCATGCCTATTTTCGACCGTATCTTTACGAGAATTGGTGCTGCGGATGATTTAGCGAGCGGTCAAAGCACGTTTATGGTTGAAATGATGGAAACAAAAGATGCGTTGACAAAAGCAACGGCGAACAGCTTAATTATTTTAGATGAAATTGGTCGAGGAACGTCCACTTATGATGGGATGGCTTTGGCGCAAGCAATCATTGAGTATATTCATGAATCAATTGGTGCGAAGACGTTGTTTTCCACACATTATCATGAATTAACGGCGCTAGCGAACACAATCGAGACATTGAGAAATGTGCATGTTTCTGCAGTAGAAGAAGACGGTACAGTCGTCTTTTTACACCAGATTATCGAAGGTGCAGCAGATCGAAGTTACGGCGTATATGTGGCAGAATTAGCAGGTTTGCCTAAATCGGTTACGGATCGAGCGAATGTTTTATTAGAAACGTTCGAAGCCAAAGAAACGACTGAAGTCCTACCGGAAACGGCTGCAAAAAAAGAAGTGGCGGCGATTCGTGAAGAGGCAGAACAATTAAGTCTGTTTCCAGTAGCTGATGAAAAAAAGCAAAAGACGTCCAAAAAAGAGCAAGCCATCATGAAAGCTATTCAAGAGGTCGATCTTATGAATATGACGCCTTTTGAAGCCATACAAAAAATGAATGAATGGCAAATGGAACTAAAACGAAAATGA
- a CDS encoding outer spore coat protein CotE, with protein MADPRSYREIITKAVCGKGRKFSEATHHIRPTERPSSILGCWIINHTYSAKKRGDTIEVSGTYDINVWYSYGNNTKTEVATQTVSYTDIVPLTMKDENVISEELDVVAKAVQQPNTLEAVISENGHSVDVQVEREFVVECIGETKVAVAVNPEGVIEEYPLDAISGDLSDDDYEQIDPNFLQEEVDKS; from the coding sequence ATGGCTGATCCAAGGAGTTATCGTGAAATTATTACGAAAGCAGTCTGTGGAAAAGGGCGGAAATTTTCAGAAGCGACGCATCATATTCGACCAACAGAACGTCCGTCAAGCATCTTAGGTTGTTGGATCATTAATCATACGTATAGTGCGAAAAAACGAGGAGATACGATTGAAGTAAGCGGTACGTATGACATTAATGTGTGGTACTCTTACGGAAACAACACAAAGACAGAAGTAGCCACACAAACCGTTTCCTATACGGATATTGTGCCTTTAACGATGAAAGACGAAAACGTTATTTCAGAAGAACTTGACGTTGTGGCGAAAGCGGTACAGCAACCAAACACGTTAGAAGCCGTTATTAGTGAAAACGGACACTCTGTTGATGTGCAAGTCGAAAGAGAGTTTGTTGTAGAGTGTATTGGTGAAACAAAAGTCGCTGTCGCTGTAAACCCTGAGGGTGTGATTGAAGAATACCCATTGGATGCCATTTCAGGTGATCTATCAGATGACGATTATGAGCAAATTGATCCGAATTTCTTACAAGAAGAAGTCGATAAGTCTTAA
- a CDS encoding RicAFT regulatory complex protein RicA family protein: MSTLYTKKDIRAKAKELATMLAQTEEVDFFKKAEKQINEHLRVQEMIAEIKRHQKEAVNLRHYGKMEALKEVEAKIDELHNEIDDIPLVQEFKRSQVEVNELLQIVTNTVSKRVTDEVVRSMDGDVMRGTTSKSPFHSC, translated from the coding sequence ATGAGCACACTATACACAAAAAAGGATATCCGTGCAAAAGCGAAAGAATTAGCGACAATGCTTGCGCAAACGGAAGAAGTGGATTTCTTTAAAAAAGCAGAGAAGCAAATTAATGAACATTTACGTGTACAAGAAATGATTGCAGAAATTAAACGACATCAAAAAGAAGCCGTTAATTTACGACACTACGGAAAAATGGAAGCATTAAAAGAAGTAGAAGCGAAAATTGACGAGCTTCATAACGAGATTGATGATATTCCACTTGTTCAAGAGTTTAAACGAAGCCAAGTTGAAGTAAATGAGTTGCTGCAAATCGTTACGAATACTGTATCTAAGCGCGTGACAGATGAAGTCGTCCGTTCAATGGATGGCGATGTTATGCGTGGGACTACATCCAAAAGCCCTTTCCATAGCTGTTAG
- the miaB gene encoding tRNA (N6-isopentenyl adenosine(37)-C2)-methylthiotransferase MiaB: MTDQKKAKDYSHYFDFSDARIVSEDDEKQVVKIKGREIAIYDQPNYRSGRKRKREDVQVIRPDKIVPDELANLGAGKKFMIRTYGCQMNVHDSENMSGMLLEMGFEETTETTEADVILLNTCAIRENAENKVFGEIGHLKPLKLEKPELIIGVCGCMSQEESVVNRILQKHHHIDLIFGTHNIHRLPNLLEGAIFGKEMVVEVWSKEGDVVENMPRKRQNKTQAWVNIMYGCDKFCTYCIVPYTRGKERSRLPEDIIHEVRDLARQGYKEVTLLGQNVNAYGKDLPGDYGGLGELMDAIHKIDIPRVRFTTSHPRDFDDHLIDVLAQGGNLVEHIHLPVQHGNSDVLKLMGRKYSREEYEILAKKIKTAIPNASFTTDLIVGFPNETDEQFEDMLTLVEEMQFDAAFTYIYSPREGTPAARMEDNVPMEVKKKRLARLNALVNEISEKRNLDYQDKIVEVLVEGESKKNPDVLAGRTRTNRLVNFVGPKSVIGEIIYVQVTEARTWSLNGKIVETAEVRA, encoded by the coding sequence ATGACTGATCAAAAGAAGGCGAAAGATTACAGCCATTACTTTGATTTTAGTGATGCACGAATTGTTTCAGAAGACGATGAAAAGCAAGTCGTGAAAATAAAAGGTCGTGAAATAGCGATTTACGATCAGCCGAACTATCGGTCAGGTCGAAAGCGTAAGCGTGAAGACGTTCAAGTGATACGTCCCGATAAAATTGTTCCGGATGAATTAGCCAATCTCGGAGCAGGAAAGAAATTCATGATACGTACATATGGATGTCAGATGAATGTACATGACTCTGAGAACATGTCAGGTATGTTGCTCGAGATGGGTTTTGAAGAAACGACAGAAACAACAGAAGCAGACGTCATTCTTCTAAACACATGCGCGATTCGGGAAAACGCGGAGAACAAAGTCTTTGGTGAAATTGGCCATCTAAAACCACTAAAGCTTGAAAAACCCGAACTGATTATTGGTGTTTGTGGCTGTATGTCGCAAGAAGAATCGGTTGTGAATCGCATTTTACAAAAGCACCATCACATTGACTTAATTTTTGGCACGCACAACATTCACCGTTTGCCGAACCTTTTAGAAGGCGCCATTTTCGGAAAAGAAATGGTTGTTGAAGTATGGTCTAAAGAAGGCGACGTAGTAGAAAACATGCCGCGAAAACGTCAAAATAAAACCCAAGCTTGGGTAAATATTATGTACGGGTGTGATAAGTTCTGTACGTACTGTATTGTGCCTTATACAAGAGGGAAAGAGCGCAGCCGTTTACCGGAAGATATTATTCATGAAGTGCGTGACTTAGCTCGTCAAGGTTATAAGGAAGTGACGTTACTCGGTCAGAATGTCAATGCGTATGGCAAAGATCTTCCTGGTGATTACGGTGGCCTTGGTGAATTAATGGATGCCATTCATAAAATTGATATTCCGCGCGTCCGTTTCACAACAAGCCATCCGCGCGATTTTGATGATCACTTAATTGACGTGTTGGCGCAAGGTGGAAATCTTGTTGAGCACATTCATTTACCGGTTCAACACGGGAATAGCGATGTTTTGAAATTGATGGGTAGAAAATATTCTCGTGAAGAGTATGAAATCCTTGCGAAGAAAATTAAAACAGCCATTCCAAACGCTTCATTTACAACCGATTTAATTGTCGGCTTTCCGAATGAAACGGATGAGCAATTTGAAGACATGCTTACATTAGTGGAAGAGATGCAGTTTGATGCTGCATTCACGTATATTTATTCCCCACGCGAAGGAACGCCGGCAGCGCGGATGGAAGATAATGTGCCGATGGAAGTGAAGAAAAAGCGTTTGGCTCGTTTAAATGCATTGGTAAACGAGATTTCGGAAAAGCGTAACTTAGATTATCAGGATAAGATTGTGGAAGTGCTTGTTGAAGGTGAGAGTAAAAAGAATCCAGACGTATTGGCTGGACGAACACGTACAAATCGATTGGTAAACTTTGTTGGACCGAAGTCAGTCATTGGCGAAATTATTTATGTACAAGTAACCGAAGCAAGAACATGGTCTCTAAATGGAAAAATTGTGGAAACGGCGGAGGTGCGTGCTTGA
- a CDS encoding protein-glutamine gamma-glutamyltransferase, producing the protein MITIGGDPLDVTTLPALSTVETAIIQSLSAQNVTYDYSSIRDLSFELALRKHTIQASIQLLQSGARFESFMRSYCNPHYWNRMPNGAFQLKPFVSPSDAIDDIFRNGQLYGFECATAIIMIFYKAVKDSIDQQSFDQLFQQLYLYSWEHDEDLQLETRPGTDYVIGDCLYFDNPDFAPQHSVWRGENVIKLDQNLYYGHGIAIRTAEEIVYHLNRLRRPGSRRPAHLLPQVTRLNFRLVRTFSRSGYTPRTSLDSAIHVRHSGRSHLT; encoded by the coding sequence ATGATTACGATTGGGGGAGACCCGCTAGACGTAACAACCTTACCCGCTTTATCAACCGTGGAAACAGCTATTATACAAAGCTTATCAGCTCAAAATGTAACGTACGACTACTCAAGCATTCGCGATTTAAGTTTTGAACTAGCCCTACGTAAACATACCATCCAAGCTTCGATTCAATTGTTACAAAGTGGCGCGCGTTTTGAATCATTTATGCGCTCCTATTGCAATCCTCACTATTGGAACCGAATGCCTAATGGTGCCTTTCAATTAAAACCTTTCGTGAGCCCATCTGATGCGATTGACGATATTTTTCGCAATGGACAGCTTTACGGATTTGAGTGCGCAACGGCAATTATTATGATTTTCTATAAAGCCGTTAAAGACTCAATCGATCAACAATCGTTCGATCAGTTGTTTCAACAACTCTATTTATATTCGTGGGAACATGATGAAGATTTGCAGCTGGAGACCCGCCCAGGAACCGATTATGTGATTGGCGACTGTCTCTACTTTGACAACCCTGATTTCGCACCGCAACATTCTGTTTGGCGTGGGGAAAACGTCATTAAGCTCGATCAAAACTTGTATTATGGTCATGGGATTGCGATTCGAACAGCAGAAGAAATTGTTTATCACTTAAATCGACTACGTCGCCCTGGCTCGAGAAGGCCTGCTCATTTGCTTCCCCAAGTAACACGATTAAACTTTAGACTCGTGCGAACATTTTCACGTAGTGGTTATACCCCGCGCACGTCACTTGATTCCGCGATTCACGTTCGTCACAGCGGACGGTCCCATTTAACGTAA
- a CDS encoding stage V sporulation protein S, producing the protein MEVLKVSAKSTPNSVAGALAGVIRERGAAEIQAIGAGALNQSIKAIAIARGFVAPSGIDLICVPAFTDIEIDGEERTAIKLIIEPR; encoded by the coding sequence ATGGAAGTGTTAAAAGTATCAGCAAAGTCGACACCAAATTCAGTAGCAGGAGCTTTGGCAGGCGTTATTCGTGAGCGAGGAGCTGCAGAGATTCAAGCCATCGGTGCAGGCGCACTAAATCAATCCATAAAAGCAATTGCGATCGCCCGAGGGTTCGTTGCCCCAAGCGGAATTGATCTCATTTGTGTTCCAGCATTTACGGATATAGAGATTGACGGAGAAGAACGAACAGCCATTAAATTAATTATTGAACCAAGATAA